The proteins below are encoded in one region of Thioalkalivibrio sp. K90mix:
- a CDS encoding carbon-nitrogen hydrolase family protein: protein MTQVAAIQMASGPQPQANLLEAKRLLQEAADKGARLAVLPENFAFMGMQETDVLGIAEAADGAGPLQAFLSEQARRLGLWIVGGTVPLQTVDGQRVRSACLVFDDQGQQVARYDKIHLFDVQLPDSSEAYTESKVFERGDKVVVVDTPVGRMGLAICYDLRFPELFRALLDQGADWVALPAAFTAQTGQAHWDVLLRARAIENQYYMLSSAQGGFHVNGRETYGHSALVDPWGRVVDQLQRNPGVLLADLDHAQVERIRTVFPTIEHRRLACPGTV, encoded by the coding sequence ATGACTCAGGTAGCGGCAATACAGATGGCCTCCGGGCCCCAGCCTCAGGCGAACCTGCTGGAGGCCAAACGTCTGCTGCAGGAGGCCGCAGACAAGGGGGCCCGCCTGGCGGTGCTACCGGAGAATTTCGCCTTCATGGGGATGCAGGAGACGGATGTCCTGGGCATCGCCGAGGCCGCCGACGGGGCGGGGCCGCTGCAGGCCTTCCTGTCCGAGCAGGCACGCCGTCTGGGGTTGTGGATCGTCGGAGGCACCGTGCCGTTGCAGACCGTGGATGGTCAGCGCGTGCGTTCGGCCTGTCTGGTGTTCGACGACCAGGGCCAGCAGGTGGCGCGATACGACAAGATCCATCTGTTCGACGTGCAGCTGCCGGACAGCAGCGAGGCCTATACCGAGTCGAAGGTGTTCGAGCGCGGTGACAAGGTGGTGGTCGTGGATACCCCGGTGGGGCGCATGGGGCTCGCGATCTGCTATGACCTGCGCTTCCCGGAGCTGTTTCGGGCCCTGCTGGACCAGGGGGCCGACTGGGTCGCGCTGCCGGCGGCGTTTACCGCGCAGACGGGCCAGGCTCACTGGGATGTCCTGCTGCGTGCACGCGCGATCGAGAACCAGTACTACATGCTCTCGTCGGCTCAGGGCGGATTTCACGTGAACGGTCGCGAGACCTACGGACACAGCGCCCTGGTCGACCCCTGGGGGCGGGTGGTCGACCAGTTGCAGCGCAACCCCGGCGTGCTGCTGGCGGACCTGGATCATGCCCAGGTCGAACGCATCCGCACGGTTTTTCCCACCATCGAGCACCGACGCCTGGCGTGTCCGGGGACGGTCTAG
- a CDS encoding YhdP family protein: MRSLSHSVRIVVGVLLLLTALAAVALLALRLTVAHWDGLDEWVETTASAQLGYPIHTDEIELGWSGWSPALVARGVSVDLSGEEPLHLERLRLSLSAGATLRSRFPSMQVEVAGAEVRVVREADGAIHVHGYEVGLGDGALLEIPVERWPDLEASEVHITWEDRGAGLESVLDVRRLAVRTDARSRLRVFLDGAMQGAADGDFVLGVEVPDATARDARFFLDTQPVALGAWSPWLVRLGWEPPPGTTALRLWGEIDDGRVVALRGEHDTQLDGAGGEPGGAFGHRFDWRVRGAAHESNWTATRPGSGDLRLRYTLGGEPEAVIVEALELAARDLEVEPYAPLLFLVEQRAPELADPLREVRPRGRLGDAWVRARHDGERLEPVEGLAQLRDLQWHAGDYGPGVQGVDGEVSWREGGLELDLDSRNVRFEMPTLFDDPLWIETVRGRLRAERNEAGDWRIAGEGLDVANEHAAARGRMRLLFDGHESGPRVDLALDILRADGDYTQRYLPIHLLPSNTYQWLAESIQTGVSDGGGMVYRGRGRDFPFTDQSGVFDLWADIEEGLLDYEPGWPVAEDLRGRLLFHNASFRATDVSGRILDTAVHGTEVWIDDMMDTPVLEIEGTADGTAQDLMLYLRQAGLLEDAAEIRDAATLEGSTRLALGITLPLDEDRLQDVRVQGRLDLLHTRAEVAGWPTGFESVEGAVHFDTHDRIWADDVQARVHGEWINVSADWPLNGEEATIRAHGPQPLEPWLEEIPALQPYLEGRATWDATLRLGDAIDGVRLDLSSDLVGVGIDWPSPIGKDPDERRPLEVTLPFGHSRASIGHVQLGETLRAHLRLSPSQAPDDPAARGVDPQTAAAGTDVQAMALEIGIPAATLLSLPGEGLSVRARLPELDVQPWLEALAEAPWARDVDLGDVEAADGSGGLSLQRIELDVRDRIRWGELEIPGTRLQGQRREDGWDLEAQSAWLSGNATWRASGDGRDRWQARLRHLILEDMEFDGEPDSDTTVRAVEGGGPEDPREWPGVDLILDRLQVGEYRLADVHLALGPVNQGLRVDSLRARGPDGDLQVQGSGHWHVLADGRPDTRLDIRLSGDDWGGALTSARLSRALVGGEGEGRLDLSWPGPLYAPRLALLGGTMELELEDGRLADVEPGAGRLLGLVSLDVLPRRLRLDFRDVFTEGLSFDLLEATATLQDGNLHVPDLEMRGPSARVRLSGRTGLIARDYDHHIVVVPSLRTALPIVGALVGGPVTGAVVLFAERVLGIGDQIEEAARVEYRVTGPWDDPEVQTLVQPANDNDD; the protein is encoded by the coding sequence ATGAGATCCCTGTCACACTCTGTTCGTATCGTTGTTGGCGTCCTCCTTCTGCTGACTGCGCTGGCCGCGGTTGCCTTGCTGGCCCTGCGCCTGACGGTGGCCCACTGGGACGGGCTGGATGAGTGGGTGGAGACCACGGCCAGCGCGCAGCTGGGTTACCCCATTCACACGGACGAGATCGAGCTGGGCTGGTCCGGCTGGTCGCCGGCGCTGGTCGCCCGGGGCGTGAGTGTCGACCTGTCCGGCGAGGAGCCGCTGCATCTCGAGCGCCTGCGACTGTCACTCAGCGCCGGTGCAACGCTGCGAAGCCGTTTTCCGTCGATGCAGGTTGAGGTGGCCGGCGCCGAGGTCCGGGTGGTCCGCGAGGCCGATGGTGCGATTCACGTACACGGCTACGAAGTGGGGCTGGGCGACGGCGCCTTGCTGGAGATCCCGGTGGAGCGCTGGCCGGATCTCGAAGCGAGCGAGGTGCACATCACCTGGGAGGACCGCGGGGCGGGGCTGGAGTCGGTCCTGGATGTGCGGCGCCTGGCCGTGCGGACGGATGCCCGGAGCCGGCTGCGCGTTTTTCTCGACGGCGCCATGCAAGGGGCGGCCGACGGTGATTTCGTCCTGGGGGTGGAGGTGCCGGATGCGACCGCCCGCGATGCACGTTTCTTCCTCGATACCCAACCGGTGGCACTGGGCGCCTGGTCTCCCTGGCTGGTGCGCCTGGGCTGGGAGCCGCCTCCCGGCACGACCGCCCTGCGTCTTTGGGGCGAGATCGACGATGGCCGCGTGGTCGCGCTGCGCGGCGAGCACGACACCCAGCTGGACGGAGCCGGGGGCGAGCCGGGGGGCGCCTTTGGTCATCGCTTCGACTGGCGGGTGCGCGGCGCCGCCCATGAATCCAACTGGACCGCGACGCGCCCGGGGTCAGGCGATCTGCGCCTGCGCTATACGCTCGGGGGGGAACCCGAGGCGGTGATTGTCGAGGCGCTGGAACTCGCGGCGCGGGACCTGGAGGTGGAACCCTATGCACCTCTGCTGTTCCTGGTGGAGCAGCGCGCGCCCGAGCTCGCCGACCCCCTGCGCGAGGTGCGCCCGCGCGGACGGCTCGGCGATGCCTGGGTGCGGGCACGGCATGACGGGGAACGTCTGGAGCCGGTAGAGGGGCTAGCGCAATTGCGCGATCTGCAATGGCATGCGGGCGATTACGGGCCGGGCGTGCAGGGGGTCGACGGGGAGGTCTCCTGGCGCGAGGGCGGGCTGGAGCTCGACCTCGACAGCCGCAATGTGCGCTTCGAGATGCCCACCCTGTTTGACGACCCCCTGTGGATCGAGACGGTGCGCGGGCGGCTGCGGGCCGAGCGCAACGAGGCCGGTGACTGGCGCATCGCCGGGGAGGGGCTCGATGTCGCGAACGAGCACGCGGCCGCCCGTGGCCGTATGCGGCTGTTGTTCGACGGGCACGAGTCGGGCCCGCGCGTGGACCTGGCGCTGGATATCCTGCGCGCCGACGGCGACTACACCCAGCGTTATCTGCCCATTCATTTGTTGCCGTCCAATACTTACCAGTGGCTGGCGGAGAGCATCCAGACGGGGGTCTCCGACGGGGGCGGTATGGTCTATCGCGGCCGTGGCCGCGACTTCCCGTTTACGGATCAGTCGGGTGTGTTCGACCTGTGGGCGGATATCGAGGAAGGTCTGCTCGATTACGAGCCCGGCTGGCCGGTAGCGGAGGACCTGCGCGGGCGGTTGTTGTTCCACAACGCGAGTTTCCGCGCGACCGATGTCTCGGGGCGCATCCTCGATACGGCGGTCCACGGCACCGAGGTATGGATCGACGACATGATGGACACCCCGGTCCTGGAGATCGAAGGCACGGCCGACGGCACCGCACAGGACCTGATGCTGTATCTGCGTCAGGCCGGGTTGCTGGAAGATGCCGCCGAGATTCGCGATGCGGCAACACTGGAGGGTTCCACGCGTCTGGCCCTGGGCATTACGCTGCCGCTCGACGAGGACCGCCTGCAGGATGTCCGTGTGCAGGGACGGCTGGATCTGCTGCATACCCGGGCCGAGGTCGCTGGCTGGCCCACCGGATTCGAGTCCGTGGAAGGGGCGGTGCATTTTGATACCCACGACCGGATATGGGCCGATGACGTGCAGGCACGGGTCCATGGGGAGTGGATCAATGTCAGCGCCGACTGGCCGCTGAACGGCGAAGAGGCCACGATTCGCGCCCATGGTCCCCAGCCGCTGGAACCGTGGCTGGAGGAGATACCCGCCCTGCAGCCGTATCTGGAGGGGCGCGCGACCTGGGATGCAACCCTGAGGCTGGGGGATGCCATCGATGGCGTGCGTCTCGACCTGAGCTCGGATCTGGTCGGCGTCGGGATCGACTGGCCCAGCCCGATTGGCAAGGATCCCGATGAGCGGCGCCCACTGGAGGTAACGCTCCCGTTCGGGCACAGCCGTGCGAGCATCGGGCATGTGCAGCTGGGCGAGACGTTGCGGGCCCACCTGCGCCTGAGTCCAAGTCAGGCACCGGACGACCCGGCTGCACGCGGAGTGGATCCACAGACCGCTGCGGCCGGAACGGACGTACAGGCCATGGCGCTGGAGATTGGCATTCCGGCCGCAACCCTGCTCTCGCTTCCTGGCGAGGGCCTCTCGGTACGGGCACGCTTGCCGGAACTGGACGTCCAGCCCTGGCTGGAGGCGCTGGCCGAGGCGCCCTGGGCGCGGGATGTGGACCTGGGCGATGTGGAAGCCGCCGATGGCAGTGGCGGCCTGAGTCTGCAGCGGATCGAGCTGGACGTGCGCGATCGTATCCGTTGGGGCGAGCTGGAGATTCCAGGTACGCGTCTGCAGGGGCAGCGGCGCGAGGATGGCTGGGACCTGGAGGCCCAGTCGGCCTGGTTGTCGGGAAACGCCACCTGGCGTGCGTCCGGCGATGGGCGCGACCGCTGGCAGGCGCGCCTGCGTCATTTGATCCTTGAGGACATGGAATTTGATGGCGAGCCGGACAGCGATACGACCGTTCGGGCTGTCGAGGGAGGAGGGCCGGAGGACCCGCGGGAGTGGCCGGGGGTGGACCTGATCCTCGACCGGTTGCAAGTGGGCGAGTATCGCCTGGCCGATGTGCACCTGGCGCTGGGTCCGGTGAATCAGGGGCTGCGGGTGGACAGCCTGCGGGCTCGCGGACCGGACGGTGATCTGCAGGTCCAGGGGAGCGGCCATTGGCATGTCCTCGCCGACGGGCGGCCCGATACCCGTCTGGACATCCGCCTCTCGGGGGACGACTGGGGCGGGGCCCTGACATCGGCACGACTCTCCCGCGCGCTGGTAGGAGGCGAGGGCGAGGGGCGTCTGGATCTGTCCTGGCCTGGCCCGCTGTATGCGCCGCGCCTGGCGCTGCTGGGCGGGACGATGGAGCTGGAACTGGAAGATGGCCGTCTGGCCGACGTCGAGCCGGGAGCGGGGCGCCTGCTGGGACTGGTGAGTCTGGATGTGCTGCCGCGGCGCTTGCGCCTCGATTTCCGCGACGTGTTCACGGAAGGGCTGTCATTCGACCTGCTGGAGGCGACGGCAACGCTGCAAGATGGCAATCTGCACGTTCCTGACCTCGAGATGCGGGGCCCATCCGCCCGGGTGCGTCTGAGTGGCCGCACCGGGCTGATCGCGCGGGATTACGATCACCACATCGTGGTCGTGCCGAGCCTGCGCACGGCACTGCCGATTGTCGGAGCGCTGGTCGGCGGCCCGGTGACCGGGGCGGTGGTGCTGTTTGCGGAACGTGTGCTGGGGATTGGGGATCAAATCGAAGAGGCTGCTCGCGTGGAGTATCGCGTGACCGGTCCGTGGGACGATCCGGAGGTGCAGACTCTGGTTCAGCCGGCCAATGACAATGACGACTAG
- the rng gene encoding ribonuclease G, which translates to MTGTEILMNVTPQESRVALVDNGVLTELHLERTRRRGIVGNIYKGRVVRVLPGMDAAFVDIGLDRTAFLHASDVAPVEREELDGHGSANGPGNGGGNGSGRAETIRELLREGQDVLVQVIKDPLGTKGARLTTYITVPSRHLVLMPNQSNVGVSTRIEDEGSRSRLREKVEALRNEIAPQHGFIVRTAAELVDDEALENDTAFLKKVWDSIQMAAAEASAGEEVYADLPLVLRILRDMVGVEIERIRIDSRETYQKVCEFVAQYLPELVGRIEHYPGERPIFDLFNVEEEIQRALERKVELKSGGYLIFDQTEAMTTVDINTGGFVGHRKLEETIFKTNLEAAQAIGRQLRLRNLGGIIIIDFIDMQDDEHKRQVIRALEKALERDHVKTQICDVSPLGLVEMTRKRTRESLEHQLCEPCPTCAGRGYLKSAETVCYELFREILREVRQYDARELRVLASQNVIDLLLDEESASLAELQSFVGIPIRFQVETLYTQEQFDVVFV; encoded by the coding sequence ATGACCGGTACCGAAATCCTGATGAACGTCACCCCCCAGGAAAGCCGCGTGGCCCTGGTCGACAACGGCGTTCTGACCGAACTGCACCTGGAACGAACCCGTCGGCGCGGGATCGTCGGCAATATCTACAAGGGCCGTGTCGTACGCGTGCTCCCGGGCATGGACGCGGCCTTCGTGGACATCGGCCTGGATCGTACGGCCTTTCTGCATGCCTCCGACGTGGCACCGGTGGAGCGCGAAGAACTTGACGGCCATGGGTCGGCCAACGGTCCGGGTAACGGCGGCGGCAATGGTTCCGGCCGTGCCGAGACCATCCGCGAGCTGCTACGCGAAGGCCAGGATGTGCTGGTGCAGGTAATCAAGGACCCACTGGGCACCAAGGGCGCCCGGCTGACGACCTACATCACCGTGCCGTCGCGCCATCTGGTGCTGATGCCCAATCAGAGCAATGTCGGTGTGTCCACGCGCATCGAGGACGAGGGTTCGCGCAGTCGTCTGCGCGAGAAGGTGGAGGCCCTGCGCAACGAGATCGCCCCGCAGCATGGCTTCATTGTGCGCACCGCGGCGGAACTGGTGGACGACGAGGCCCTGGAAAACGACACGGCCTTCCTTAAAAAGGTCTGGGACAGTATCCAGATGGCGGCTGCCGAGGCCAGCGCGGGGGAGGAGGTCTACGCCGACCTGCCGCTGGTGCTGCGCATCCTGCGCGACATGGTCGGGGTCGAGATCGAGCGCATTCGAATCGATTCGCGCGAGACCTACCAGAAGGTGTGCGAGTTCGTCGCACAGTACCTCCCGGAACTGGTGGGGCGGATCGAGCATTACCCCGGCGAGCGCCCGATCTTCGATCTGTTCAATGTCGAGGAGGAGATTCAGCGAGCGCTGGAACGCAAGGTCGAGCTGAAGTCCGGGGGCTACCTGATTTTCGACCAGACCGAGGCGATGACCACGGTGGATATCAACACTGGCGGCTTCGTTGGGCATCGCAAGCTGGAAGAGACGATCTTCAAGACCAACCTCGAGGCGGCCCAGGCGATCGGGCGCCAGCTGCGCCTGCGCAATCTCGGCGGGATCATCATCATCGATTTCATCGACATGCAGGACGACGAGCACAAACGCCAGGTCATCCGTGCCCTGGAGAAGGCGCTCGAGCGCGATCACGTGAAGACACAGATCTGCGATGTCTCGCCGCTGGGGCTGGTCGAGATGACGCGCAAGCGCACACGCGAGAGCCTGGAACACCAGCTCTGCGAGCCGTGTCCAACCTGTGCGGGGCGCGGCTATCTGAAGTCGGCCGAGACCGTTTGCTACGAGCTGTTTCGCGAGATCCTGCGCGAAGTACGACAGTACGACGCGCGCGAACTGCGTGTGCTCGCCTCGCAGAACGTGATCGACCTGCTGCTGGATGAGGAATCGGCCAGCCTGGCGGAGCTGCAGAGCTTTGTCGGTATCCCGATCCGTTTCCAGGTGGAGACGCTATATACCCAGGAGCAATTCGACGTAGTGTTCGTCTAG
- a CDS encoding AI-2E family transporter, protein MIDVLREWYRRHFTDPQVVILAFLLLAGFLIIVFAGRILAPLLASLIIAYLLEGAVQKLIRLHVPRLLAVTIVLLVFLALTVAALFSVVPLMSAQVTQLVRELPGMIREGQALLLQLPERYPQLITDEQVRELMGAIQAEATMLGQRVVSFSLAGARHLVDVVIYLIVVPLMVFFMLKDRDLILDWVRSFMPRDSHLASEVWREVNVKIASYVRGKFIEILIVWAVSFLTFNWFGLEYAVLLSFMVGISVIIPYIGAAVVTIPVAAVAYFQFGLSSEFAWLLIAYGVIQFLDGNVLVPLLFSEVVNLHPVAIIAAVFVFGGIWGLWGVFFAIPLATLVHAVIKSWPRTDKLEARREAEQQAATPEPAEADSK, encoded by the coding sequence ATGATCGACGTCCTGCGCGAGTGGTACCGACGGCATTTCACTGATCCCCAGGTGGTGATCCTGGCGTTCCTGCTGCTGGCGGGATTCCTGATCATCGTATTCGCCGGGCGCATTCTCGCCCCGCTGCTCGCCTCGCTGATCATTGCCTATCTGCTGGAGGGAGCAGTGCAGAAGCTGATACGTCTGCATGTTCCGCGCCTGCTGGCGGTGACGATCGTGCTGCTCGTCTTCCTGGCGCTTACAGTCGCCGCGCTGTTTAGTGTCGTGCCGCTGATGTCCGCTCAGGTCACACAACTGGTCCGCGAACTGCCGGGCATGATCCGCGAGGGGCAGGCCTTGCTCCTGCAGCTTCCCGAGCGCTACCCGCAGCTGATCACCGACGAGCAGGTGCGCGAGTTGATGGGCGCCATCCAGGCCGAGGCCACCATGCTCGGACAGCGGGTGGTTTCGTTCTCGCTGGCTGGCGCCCGGCACCTGGTGGACGTCGTGATCTACCTGATCGTGGTGCCGCTGATGGTCTTCTTCATGCTGAAGGACCGCGACCTGATCCTCGACTGGGTGCGCAGCTTCATGCCGCGCGACTCGCACCTGGCCAGCGAGGTGTGGCGCGAGGTCAACGTGAAGATCGCCAGCTACGTGCGCGGCAAGTTCATCGAGATCCTGATTGTGTGGGCCGTCAGCTTCCTGACCTTCAACTGGTTCGGGCTGGAGTATGCCGTGCTGCTGTCGTTCATGGTCGGCATTTCGGTGATCATCCCGTATATCGGGGCGGCGGTGGTGACGATCCCGGTAGCCGCCGTGGCCTACTTCCAGTTCGGGCTGTCCAGCGAGTTTGCGTGGCTGTTGATCGCCTACGGGGTGATCCAGTTCCTGGACGGCAATGTGCTCGTTCCGCTGCTGTTCTCCGAGGTGGTCAATCTGCACCCGGTCGCGATCATCGCGGCGGTGTTCGTGTTTGGTGGTATCTGGGGACTGTGGGGCGTGTTCTTTGCCATCCCGCTGGCGACCCTGGTGCATGCGGTGATCAAGTCCTGGCCGCGCACCGACAAGCTCGAGGCCAGGCGCGAGGCGGAGCAGCAGGCTGCAACGCCCGAGCCCGCCGAAGCCGACTCCAAGTAG